From the genome of Lycorma delicatula isolate Av1 chromosome 11, ASM4794821v1, whole genome shotgun sequence, one region includes:
- the RpL10Ab gene encoding ribosomal protein L10Ab yields MTSKVSRDTLYECVNGVLTHSKTKKRKFLETVEIQIGLKNYDPQKDKRFSGTVKLKHIPRPKMQVCVLGDQQHCDEAKANNIPYMDVEALKKLNKNKKQVKKLAKSYDAFLASEALIKQIPRLLGPGLNKAGKFPGLLSHQESMVQKIDEVKATIKFQMKKVLCLSVAVGHVAMTPDELVQNVHLAVNFLVSLLKKHWQNVRSLHIKSTMGPPQRLY; encoded by the exons ATCTAAAGTATCCCGTGATACTTTGTATGAATGTGTCAATGGTGTATTGACACATTCAAAAACTAAGAAAAGGAAATTCCTTGAAACTGTAGAAATTCAGATCGGATTGAAGAACTATGATCCACAGAAGGACAAGCGTTTCTCTGGAACAGTCAA ATTGAAGCATATTCCAAGGCCAAAAATGCAAGTATGTGTATTAGGAGATCAGCAACATTGCGATGAAGCTAAAGCTAATAATATACCATATATGGATGTGGAAGCATTGAAGAAGTTGAATAAGAACAAAAAACAGGTTAAAAAACTTG caaAATCATATGATGCTTTCTTAGCTAGTGAGGCATTGATTAAACAGATTCCTAGGTTGCTGGGACCTGGTCTAAACAAAGCTGGTAAATTTCCTGGTCTTTTATCACATCAGGAATCAATGGTGCAAAAAATTGATGAAGTCAAAGCTACTATTAAGTTCCAGATGAAGaag gtgTTGTGCTTGTCTGTCGCTGTTGGTCATGTTGCTATGACACCTGATGAATTGGTCCAGAATGTCCACTTGGCCGTCAATTTTCTTGTGTCGCTGTTAAAGAAGCATTGGCAGAATGTTCGATCACTTCATATTAAATCAACTATGGGTCCACCTCAGAGACTCTACTAA